The Xenopus tropicalis strain Nigerian chromosome 2, UCB_Xtro_10.0, whole genome shotgun sequence genome window below encodes:
- the zc3h10 gene encoding zinc finger CCCH domain-containing protein 10 isoform X1 produces the protein MPNRENVASCSSSEEAAAVVEHVCRDFLRNVCKRGKRCRFKHPDADDVSDLGVQKNEFVFCHDFQNKECVRLNCRFIHGTKDDEEHYKKTGELPPRLRHKVAAGLGLSPTDLPNKDEVPICRDFLKGDCQRGDRCKFRHLQREYENQYDYSCDMRGGMMNMGVSPGSLSAPTTRTYEQYGNYDGLTDTEYYSSYYRYGDRFDDPVMKRRRMGYDGYYSASPVEYRLLEEENVMLRRRVEDLKKQVSVLAATNEVLLDQNAQFRSQAKVVTLSTLSTTAPTSEQGVGSVTNYNHGIAQTHTTLSSQALQPRAVTQQELVASSGAPASAQSNAPQQLNPEIAPLSAALAQTIAQGMAPPPVSMAPVAVSVAPVAVSMAQPLPGITMSHATTPMVTYPIASQSMRITALPH, from the coding sequence ATGCCTAACAGGGAAAATGTAGCAAGTTGTAGCAGCAGCGAGGAGGCAGCAGCTGTTGTGGAACATGTTTGCCGTGACTTTCTGCGCAATGTATGCAAGCGTGGCAAGCGCTGCCGCTTCAAGCATCCAGATGCTGACGATGTATCTGACCTTGGTGTTCAGAAGAATGAGTTTGTGTTCTGCCATGATTTTCAAAATAAAGAATGTGTACGGCTGAACTGCCGCTTTATTCATGGTACAAAGGATGACGAGGAGCACTATAAGAAAACAGGAGAACTCCCACCTCGCTTAAGGCATAAAGTAGCAGCTGGATTGGGCTTGTCACCTACTGACTTGCCAAACAAGGATGAGGTACCTATCTGCCGTGATTTCTTAAAGGGTGATTGCCAGCGTGGGGACCGGTGCAAATTCAGACACTTGCAGCGGGAATATGAAAACCAGTATGATTATTCCTGTGATATGCGGGGAGGGATGATGAATATGGGGGTAAGCCCTGGAAGCTTATCTGCTCCTACTACTCGTACCTATGAGCAATATGGCAATTATGATGGTCTTACAGACACAGAATATTATTCTTCTTACTACCGTTATGGGGACCGATTTGATGATCCTGTTATGAAAAGAAGACGCATGGGATATGATGGATATTATAGTGCTTCTCCAGTAGAGTACCGTCTCCTAGAAGAAGAGAATGTTATGCTCCGTAGACGTGTTGAGGACCTTAAAAAGCAAGTTTCTGTTTTAGCAGCAACCAATGAGGTTTTACTAGATCAAAATGCTCAGTTTCGTAGCCAGGCCAAAGTTGTTACACTTAGCACACTGAGTACTACAGCCCCAACCAGTGAGCAAGGTGTGGGATCAGTCACCAACTACAACCATGGCATTGCCCAAACCCATACAACTCTAAGCAGTCAGGCTTTGCAACCACGAGCTGTTACTCAGCAGGAGCTTGTGGCTTCCTCTGGTGCACCTGCCTCTGCTCAAAGCAATGCACCCCAACAGCTAAACCCAGAGATAGCCCCACTATCTGCAGCGCTAGCGCAAACCATTGCTCAAGGCATGGCTCCTCCTCCAGTATCCATGGCTCCAGTAGCTGTTTCTGTGGCACCAGTGGCTGTTTCAATGGCTCAGCCCTTGCCTGGTATCACAATGAGCCATGCTACTACTCCTATGGTTACCTAtcctatagcctcacagagcatgcGCATAACAGCCTTGCCTCACtga